Proteins from a genomic interval of Watersipora subatra chromosome 10, tzWatSuba1.1, whole genome shotgun sequence:
- the LOC137405838 gene encoding LOW QUALITY PROTEIN: NF-X1-type zinc finger protein NFXL1-like (The sequence of the model RefSeq protein was modified relative to this genomic sequence to represent the inferred CDS: inserted 1 base in 1 codon) has protein sequence MSYIRSYGRGRGDSANTHQSKRPASPGVLSAERRFQEASKPNYDSVERHLCRQREETVPTPSPTNDDVGEELLKKVTASYAQYDCDESGLIDTHSVVDTVLNEDTNVCLICLETIDRADPIWNCGSCYCSLHMDCIQQWIREGAYQQKLHVLSDQHFPNKKVPWHCAMFTFVLYLVPXCRMEYDPSNLPSAYMCYCGKTRNPIDDPWNLPHSCGETCQRALKPVCGHHCLLLCHPGPCPHCPKSVMIACHCGEKAPISRRCGAKSWSCGQRCPKLLSCGHHRCSDVCHTGECNPCPETSLQSCNCKREKMKRPCAQPSWSCDTVCGRLLVCGNHYCKKKCHKPGECGACERSAVNRHCPCGKSSITNLPCTEDVPCCGDTCGKPLSCGKHFCTEKCHTDSCSQCLQVAMKSCRCGAKQKELPCAKPFACDTRCQKMKSCERHQCKRRCCDGTSCSQCDQICGKKLKCGNHKCTSTCHDGPCYPCTVVVEKKCNCERTKIAFPCIRQKTAQPPRCRWPCLNKAVCDHPAIQKHSCHFGTCPSCLLICGKELAGCSHTCTERCHDAVYVKIQLEKKKLAGPWEQQAPAYNVVERQPCPPCSYPCTVTCKGGHENTTLSCSKAKVYSCNRECGQTLRCTNHKCTKECHFLSTEKTSGVDCEQCEQECSQARIDGCSHPCLKPCHPGKCPPCKQSIKSRCHCGVTLLFFPCFEWTAMSFNKKEKLCCPGLCPKELPCGHPCSLLCHPPGDCQLKCNKKVVLRCPCKTLKQTVVCHLSAGHSLACNEKCKEKLICNDTANQQVSQGETPEEEVDPGAMLPGRRQRKRKKREVSVSESQSLLPWKAISKYGLIVGVVLTFIAVFYAAITSED, from the exons ATGTCATACATCCGTAGCTATGGTCGGGGCCGTGGTGACTCGGCTAACACTCACCAGAGCAAACGGCCAGCATCACCGGGAGTTCTTTCTGCTG AGAGACGCTTTCAGGAGGCCTCAAAGCCAAACTATGACAGCGTAGAACGACATCTTTGTAGACAACGAGAAGAGACTGTTCCAACCCCCTCACCTACAAATGATGATGTCGGTGAAGAATTGTTAAAGAAAGTGACTGCCTCTTATGCTCAATATG ATTGTGACGAGTCTGGGCTTATCGACACACATTCAGTGGTTGACACAGTACTCAATGAAGATACGAATGTTTGCCTAATATGTCTTGAGACCATTGACAGGGCTGACCCA ATCTGGAATTGTGGTTCATGTTACTGCAGTCTTCATATGGACTGTATTCAGCAATGGATACGAGAGGGAGCTTACCAGCAGAAGTTGCACGTTCTCAGTGACCAACACTTTCCTAACAAGAAGGTACCCTGGCATTG CGCCATGTTCACTTTTGTTCTCTATTTAGTCC AGTGTCGAATGGAGTACGACCCTAGCAACCTTCCCTCAGCCTACATGTGTTACTGCGGTAAAACGAGAAACCCGATTGATGATCCATGGAATCTTCCACATTCTTGCGGAGAGACCTGTCAAAGAGCGCTCAAGCCCGTCTGTGGACATCATTGCTTGCTTTTGTGTCATCCCGGGCCATGTCCCCATTGCCCTAAATCTGTTATGATCGCCTGTCACTGTGGAGAGAAAGCTCCAATCTCACGTCGGTGTGGTGCTAAGAGCTGGTCATGTGGCCAACGCTGCCCGAAGCTCTTGTCTTGTGGTCACCATCGATGTTCTGACGTCTGCCACACAG GTGAGTGTAATCCTTGTCCAGAGACCAGCCTACAGAGCTGTAATTGCAAGAGAGAGAAAATGAAAAGGCCGTGTGCCCAACCCTCTTGGTCATGTGATACG GTGTGTGGCAGGTTGTTAGTCTGTGGCAATCACTACTGCAAAAAAAAGTGTCACAAACCGGGAGAATGCGGAGCTTGTGAAAGGTCTGCAGTGAATAGGCACTGTCCTTGTGGTAAAAGCTCTATAACAAACTTGCCTTGTACGGAAGACGTACCGTGCTGTGGAGATACATGCGGGAAGCCATTGTCTTGTGGGAAACACTTTTGCACAGAGAAATGTCACACTGACAGTTGTAGTCAG TGTCTACAAGTGGCAATGAAGTCTTGTCGGTGTGGTGCCAAGCAGAAAGAGCTGCCGTGTGCCAAGCCATTTGCTTGTGACACACGCTGTCAAAAGATGAAGTCATGTGAGCGACATCAATGCAAGAGACGCTGTTGCGATGGTACTTCCTGTTCTCAGTGCGATCAGATTTGTGGCAAGAAGCTCAAGT GTGGTAACCACAAGTGTACATCGACATGCCATGATGGACCATGCTATCCATGCACTGTTGTGGTTGAAAAAAAGTGCAATTGTGAGCGGACAAAGATAGCCTTTCCGTGTATCCGTCAGAAGACAGCTCAGCCCCCTAGGTGTCGGTGGCCATGCCTCAATAAGGCTGTCTGTGACCACCCAGCCATCCAGAAGCACAGCTGTCATTTTGGCACCTGTCCTAGTTGTCTGCTCATCTGTGGCAAGGAACTGGCAGGCTGCAGCCATACGTGTACTGAGCGGTGTCACGATGCTGTGTATGTAAAGATTCAATTGGAG AAAAAAAAATTGGCTGGCCCTTGGGAGCAGCAAGCACCAGCTTACAATGTTGTAGAGAGACAGCCATGCCCACCTTGCAGTTATCCCTGTACAGTCACATGCAAGG GAGGTCATGAGAATACGACCCTTTCTTGCAGTAAGGCCAAGGTCTACAGTTGTAACAGGGAGTGCGGCCAGACACTGAGGTGCACAAATCACAAGTGCACAAAAGAGTGTCACTTTTTGTCTACAGAAAAG ACTTCTGGTGTAGACTGTGAACAGTGTGAACAAGAGTGCAGTCAAGCAAGAATCGACGGGTGCTCTCATCCATGCCTCAAACCGTGTCACCCTGGCAAATGTCCTCCTTGCAAACAATCTATAAAAAGCAG ATGCCATTGCGGAGTTACCTTACTCTTTTTTCCTTGCTTTGAGTGGACTGCTATGAGTTTCAACAAAAAAGAGAAGTTGTGTTGTCCTGGATTGTGTCCCAAGGAG CTTCCATGTGGACACCCATGCTCCTTACTGTGTCATCCACCAGGAGATTGTCAACTCAAATGCAACAAGAAAGTGGTTCTAAGATGTCCATGTAAGACATTAAAACAGACCGTTGTCTGCCATCTGTCAGCAGGTCATTCTCTGGCCTGCAATGAGAAGTGCAAAGAAAAGCTAATATGCAACGATACAGCCAATCAG CAGGTGTCACAAGGAGAGACTCCAGAGGAGGAGGTTGATCCAGGAGCTATGCTGCCTGGGAGGCGGCAGCGCAAGAGAAAGAAGCGTGAGGTATCCGTATCAGAGTCGCAGAGCTTGTTACCGTGGAAGGCAATATCAAAGTATGGGTTGATAGTAGGAGTTGTTCTCACCTTCATCGCAGTTTTCTATGCTGCAATCACATCAGAAGATTAG